One Silene latifolia isolate original U9 population chromosome 4, ASM4854445v1, whole genome shotgun sequence DNA segment encodes these proteins:
- the LOC141653056 gene encoding photosystem II reaction center W protein, chloroplastic-like: MATITATSSASLLARASLVNTRVGVSSSPILGLPSLAKKGKVVCSMEVKPSNKESNSSMGTSAWVAAAAAAAATTMSSPAMALVDERMSTEGTGLPFGLSNNILGWLLVGVFALIWSLYFVYTSGLEEDEESGLSL, translated from the exons ATGGCCACCATTACCGCCACTTCTTCAGCCTCGTTGCTTGCTCGTGCTTCCCTCGTAAACACTAGGGTCGGAGTTTCATCGTCACCTATCCTTG GGTTGCCATCACTGGCAAAGAAGGGAAAGGTAGTATGCTCCATGGAGGTGAAGCCATCAAACAAAGAGAGCAACTCGAGCATGGGCACAAGCGCATGGGTCGCTgctgcagcagcagcagcagcaaccacCATGTCGAGCCCAGCGATGGCTTTGGTAGATGAGAGGATGAGCACTGAGGGAACCGGGCTTCCTTTTGGGTTGAGCAACAACATCCTTGGTTGGCTTCTTGTAGGAGTTTTTGCTCTCATTTggtctctctattttgtttacaCTTCCGGGCTTGAAGAGGATGAGGAGTCCGGATTGTCGCTTTGA